CTGACGCTGCTTGAGGACGTTATCCAGGTAATCACTAAAGTCCATCTTGGTTTCCTCACATAGATTGACGGGACATTGTTACAGTGTCATCGCATTGACTGGCGTTTGATATCAATCTCTGAATGTAAAAAAGCAGATTCGAAATCAGAGATAGACAGGGGCTTACAATACAGGAATCCCTGAAATTCCTCTACACCAATGCTGCTCAGAAAATCAGCCTGGGCCTGGTTTTCGACGCCCTCGGCCACCACCCGAATATTCAGATTATGGGCCAGTTCAACGATGGCATTGGTGATGGTGACCGATTCTTTGTTGACCGGCAGGTCACGGACAAATTCCTGATCGACTTTCAGAATCTGAATCGGGAAACGGCTCAGATAGGCCAGAGAAGAGTAGCCGGTGCCGAAGTCGTCAATGGCAATCCTGACCCCCAGTGCATTGAGCTGGCGTAACCGGTTCAGTGCCAGCTTCACATCAGACATGACAACGCTTTCCGTAATTTCAAGCTCGAGGAAGCTTGGGTCGCAATGGCTGCTTTGGATGGCTTGCTGAACCGTATTGACGATATCAGAGTTAAGCAGCTGCCGGGCCGAGATATTGATGGCAAAGTGAAGTTTGTGTCCCTGAAGCTGCCATTGGCGCAGCTGCTGGCAGGCTTTTCGAATCATCCGCTCACCGATATCAATGATGAGGCCGGTTGTCTCAAGAATTGGGACAAATTCTGAAGGCGACTGGAGGACACCGTCATCGTCATACCATCGTAACAGTGCTTCCACGCCACAGAGTTTTCGCGTACGGGCTTCAAAACGACCCTGATAGAAAAATTGATAGCGGTCTGACCCAAAACTCTGTCTGAGCTGAGCTTCCATTTCCAGGCGTTTAACGCTGTTGACCCCCATTTGCCGGTTGTAGACCCGGTATTGTTGCTGCTGACCATTGTCTTTCGCTTTGTATAAGGCGATATCGGCCTGGCGGAGCAGTGCTTCGCTGGTGGATTCTTCTTCTCCGCAGTAAGTAATCCCGATACTGGCACTGACCACAACTTCTTTGTTATCCAGAGCGATTGGATGACTCAGATGACGAAGAATGCGTTCAGCCAGATCTTCGAGGACGGGCAGCCGGTTGTCCGAAACCACTAAAATTGCGAACTCATCATTGCCGAGCCGGGCCAGAATGTCATTTTCACGCAGGATTTGCTGTAATCGCTTGCTGACCGCAATGAGCACCTGATCGCCGGTATCATGTCCGAGAGAATCATTGATTTGTTTGAATCTGTCTAAATTCAGCGTCATTAAACCCAGCTCAGGACGCGGGGATTGCTTCAGAAAAAGCTCGATCTGCTGTTGCAGCATCAGCCGGTTTGGCAATTGGGTCAGCATATCAAAATGAGCGAGGCGCTTGAGTTTGCTTTCAAAAAGCACTCTCTCCGTGATGTCTTTGCCGGTCGTAATATAGTGGCTGATTTTTCCCCGGCTGTTTCGAATCGGAGAAATCC
This DNA window, taken from Photobacterium sp. CCB-ST2H9, encodes the following:
- a CDS encoding bifunctional diguanylate cyclase/phosphodiesterase, whose protein sequence is MKRNLIRSWKLLTVLLPVFLIVSLLMTSDLSFWGDTENTTATPPASQQTNTDAPLPANAPGLSTTEFQHIAERWESANYLHSLLSHLSINHFIFNNLYTLDKLEKFTLFSLVTFGLLIGCLVLAWHLHKLLRHEQRLKSELHDMVKKYSHVLKHAPDGMVVLRQDNTIIGLNQSACQILNTTAEEAQTRLIADLVVYDQARDELSELLEQVHTSMSQGESQPMSILITNKVEPPQHLEIIATETAYNDGNEVLLNIRDVTNWVEREEKLKSLSRALEQSDDSIIITNDRGIIEYVNHSFEEFNDMNANDLIGSDAAHLILATLQNPAELEKLQHQLRRGHTVNRIISHRKKDNSLMYMEKRISPIRNSRGKISHYITTGKDITERVLFESKLKRLAHFDMLTQLPNRLMLQQQIELFLKQSPRPELGLMTLNLDRFKQINDSLGHDTGDQVLIAVSKRLQQILRENDILARLGNDEFAILVVSDNRLPVLEDLAERILRHLSHPIALDNKEVVVSASIGITYCGEEESTSEALLRQADIALYKAKDNGQQQQYRVYNRQMGVNSVKRLEMEAQLRQSFGSDRYQFFYQGRFEARTRKLCGVEALLRWYDDDGVLQSPSEFVPILETTGLIIDIGERMIRKACQQLRQWQLQGHKLHFAINISARQLLNSDIVNTVQQAIQSSHCDPSFLELEITESVVMSDVKLALNRLRQLNALGVRIAIDDFGTGYSSLAYLSRFPIQILKVDQEFVRDLPVNKESVTITNAIVELAHNLNIRVVAEGVENQAQADFLSSIGVEEFQGFLYCKPLSISDFESAFLHSEIDIKRQSMR